The Papaver somniferum cultivar HN1 chromosome 3, ASM357369v1, whole genome shotgun sequence genome includes a region encoding these proteins:
- the LOC113359721 gene encoding uncharacterized protein LOC113359721 — protein sequence MEYYQAYNGRENVYKTIYGDDVKSYSHLVWYIDAIRDTNPGSGIKVEFDHPQKQFQRIFIAFAACIKRYRFCRQMVYLDATSLTGRFRGCLMEATGINGGKGFFPLAVGLVDSETIINWKCFCYYHLTQNLPITGSDPRYSLVMDLFQEATYALSPENHVKAIQKIRDLNCDWVADYIETIPPEAYVNAYFKGCRYGRTSSTLAESLNSWVLIRRKIMCLMAEHREIGANMMTPLTHEYEEKLASLQDQGLSWEVFVASPTVLEVFSERMCIFQLH from the exons ATGGAGTACTATCAGGCCTATAATGGTAGGGAAAATGTTTATAAGACGATTTATGGCGACGATGTGAAGTcctactcgcacttggtatggtatattgatgctataagggaCACCAACCCTGGTAGTGGGATAAAGGTTGAATTTGATCATCCCCAGAAACagttccaacggattttcatcgcATTTGCTGCATGCATCAAAAGGTACCGGTTTTGTCGGCAAATGGTATACTTGGATGCTACTTCCCTTACCGGTAGATTCAGAGGTTGCTTGATGGAAGCTACGgggatcaatggtggtaaag gatttttcccGCTTGCTGTGGGACTAGTTGATTCTGAGACTATCATCAATTGGaagtg CTTCTGCTACTATCATTTGACGCAGAATCTACCGATCACTGGATCAGATCCTAGGTACTCGCTTGTGATGGACCTTTTCCAAGAGGCGACATacgcactctcacctgaaaaccatgTGAAGGCCATACAGAAGATTAGAGACTTGAACTGCGATTGGGTGGCTGATTACATCGAGACCATTCCACCTGAAGCGTATGTGAATGCCTATTTCAAAGGTTGTCGGTATGGACGAACATCTAGTACTCTAGCAGAATCACTCAATAGTTGGGttctg attaggaggaaaataatgtgCTTGATGGCAGAGCATCGTGAAATTGGCgctaatatgatgactccattaacccATGAGTATGAGGAAAAGCTTGCGTCTCTTCAAGATCAAGGTTTGTCTTGGGAAGTATTTGTTGCTAGTCCTACCGTGCTTGAAGTTTTTAGCGAAAG AATGTGTATCTTCCAGTTACATTAG
- the LOC113356776 gene encoding 3-hydroxy-3-methylglutaryl-coenzyme A reductase 1-like, producing MDHVRKKNSNKSAKQISFSIDTHELDHHNEHGFLKNTTHHDHDDVVDELVPLPVYIVNGVFFTLFFSVAYFLLRRWREKIRNSTPLHVVTFSEIAAIISLLASIIYLLGFFGIDFVQSFITRSSSYDLLLEDDIEEEEEEEEEEEDNQNHKLCDSIVSCSPQPPQPSKMMIDSSSSLITICDEKDEEIIKSVVDGETPSYSLETKLGDCKRAASIRREALQRMTGRSLNGLPLDGFDYESILGQCCEMPVGFIQIPVGIAGPLLLNGVEYSVPMATTEGCLVASTNRGCKAIFASGGATSILLKDGMTRAPVVRFGTAKRAAELKFYMEDPVNFDTLACMFNKSSRFGRLQGVQCAIAGKNLYMRFRCSTGDAMGMNMVSKGVQNVLDYLQNDFPDMDVIGISGNFCSDKKPAAVNWIEGRGKSVVCEAIIKDEVVRKVLKTTVASLVELNMLKNLTGSAIAGALGGFNAHASNIVSAVFLATGQDPAQNIESSHCITMMEAVNDGKDLHISVTMPSIEVGTVGGGTQLASQSACLNLLGVKGANKESPGANARLLAKIIAGSVLAGELSLMSAISAGQLVKSHMKYNRSSKDVSSIVASS from the exons ATGGATCATGTTCGTAAGAAAAACAGCAACAAATCAGCAAAACAAATTTCGTTTTCAATTGATACCCATGAACTAGATCATCATAATGAACATGGGTTTCTGAAGAATACTACTCATCATGAtcatgatgatgttgttgatgaattaGTACCATTACCAGTGTACATAGTGAATGGAGTTTTCTTCACACTGTTTTTCTCTGTAGCCTATTTTCTACTTCGCAGATGGAGAGAGAAAATCCGTAACTCTACACCACTCCACGTAGTGACTTTCTCAGAAATTGCAGCTATAATTTCTCTCCTAGCTTCAATCATCTATTTACTCGGTTTCTTCGGCATAGATTTCGTTCAATCATTCATAACCCGATCGTCAAGTTATGATCTCCTCCTCGAAGATgatatcgaagaagaagaagaagaagaagaagaagaagaagacaatcaGAATCACAAACTTTGCGATAGTATTGTTTCATGCTCGCCGCAGCCACCACAACCTAGCAAGATGATGAtcgattcatcttcttcattgattACAATTTGTGATGAAAAAGATGAAGAGATTATCAAATCGGTTGTGGATGGTGAAACGCCATCGTATTCATTGGAAACAAAACTTGGTGATTGTAAAAGAGCTGCTTCAATTAGACGTGAAGCATTACAGAGAATGACAGGAAGATCTTTAAATGGTTTGCCATTAGATGGTTTTGATTATGAGTCTATTCTAGGTCAATGTTGTGAAATGCCTGTTGGTTTTATTCAAATTCCTGTTGGTATTGCTGGTCCATTATTGCTTAATGGTGTTGAATATTCTGTTCCAATGGCTACAACTGAAGGTTGCTTGGTTGCTAGTACTAACAGAGGTTGCAAAGCCATTTTTGCTTCAG GTGGAGCTACCAGTATTTTGTTGAAAGATGGTATGACCAGAGCTCCTGTTGTGAGATTTGGAACAGCAAAAAGGGCTGCTGAATTGAAATTTTACATGGAAGATCCAGTCAATTTTGATACCTTGGCTTGCATGTTTAACAA ATCTAGTAGATTTGGAAGACTACAAGGTGTGCAATGTGCAATTGCAGGCAAGAATCTTTACATGAGATTTAGATGCAGTACTGGAGATGCAATGGGTATGAATATGGTGTCGAAAGGTGTACAAAATGTTCTGGATTATCTTCAAAACGATTTTCCTGACATGGATGTCATCGGCATCTCCG GAAACTTTTGTTCAGACAAAAAACCAGCTGCAGTCAACTGGATTGAAGGGAGAGGAAAATCTGTTGTTTGTGAAGCAATTATCAAGGATGAGGTAGTaagaaaagtactaaagacaACTGTTGCTTCATTGGTTGAGCTGAACATGCTCAAGAACCTTACTGGATCAGCCATAGCTGGTGCTCTTGGTGGCTTCAATGCTCATGCAAGCAATATTGTCTCTGCTGTTTTCTTAGCCACTGGTCAAGATCCAGCACAAAACATTGAAAGTTCTCACTGTATTACCATGATGGAAGCTGTCAATGATGGAAAAGATCTTCACATCTCTGTTACTATGCCTTCCATTGAG GTTGGTACAGTTGGTGGTGGAACTcaacttgcttctcaatcagctTGTTTAAATCTTCTTGGAGTTAAGGGTGCAAACAAAGAATCACCTGGAGCAAATGCAAGACTTTTAGCTAAAATCATAGCTGGTTCAGTACTTGCAGGTGAACTTTCTCTCATGTCAGCCATTTCAGCTGGACAGCTTGTTAAGAGTCATATGAAATACAATAGGTCAAGCAAAGATGTCTCGAGTATTGTTGCTTCTTCCTAA